One Methanohalophilus mahii DSM 5219 genomic window carries:
- a CDS encoding S-layer protein domain-containing protein, whose amino-acid sequence MMQLEIIKKISIVFILCLSLTCFVTISSAESVEIGGNILDSGNVSSIAWDGTNWSALYFGLNEAGSNTEILYYQDSDGTNPGIGAAPTNNVIDKKELLYSSHTYSKKFKLSAKTDATEVSTYSVIPWFGNKYVAVDDKASKMASLVTEQGGGSEKKLKEGEVWDLGKGYSLELFQLDVEGDKAFVLLYKDGKELDSTVIKLDGTDDDRSFVVKDDFADLEDAVYFVTYIDETFRCSSECFAIFKYTWLIDKDNVSTIEEGDKVGLLKCREISENWINMSNHEEITLEMNEKAYFTDDWYIRTSKSGKGSDGGYLFYPAMNVVFETAEDASTQSENVDNTDNEDVSEENVTTVEQSPSSSSSKPSQGTDNDMDTPFADASEESKEKQTDLESKKTHAAVPGFVSITAISGLVASLFILRRRIN is encoded by the coding sequence ATGATGCAACTGGAAATAATAAAAAAAATAAGCATAGTATTCATTTTATGTTTATCTCTGACATGTTTTGTCACTATATCTTCGGCTGAATCTGTGGAGATAGGTGGCAACATTCTGGATAGTGGAAATGTATCTTCCATCGCCTGGGATGGTACCAACTGGAGTGCTCTCTACTTCGGCTTAAATGAAGCTGGTTCCAATACTGAGATTTTGTACTACCAAGATTCGGATGGTACAAATCCGGGTATAGGTGCAGCACCAACCAATAATGTAATCGACAAAAAAGAACTCCTCTACAGTAGTCATACCTACAGCAAGAAGTTCAAGCTCAGCGCTAAAACAGATGCTACTGAGGTAAGCACATATTCTGTGATTCCCTGGTTCGGGAATAAATATGTCGCTGTCGACGATAAAGCCAGCAAAATGGCCTCTCTTGTCACAGAGCAGGGTGGAGGCTCGGAAAAGAAACTCAAAGAAGGTGAAGTCTGGGACCTGGGAAAAGGTTACAGTTTGGAATTGTTCCAGCTGGATGTTGAAGGGGACAAAGCATTTGTTCTTCTTTACAAAGATGGAAAGGAACTTGATTCTACTGTCATTAAACTCGATGGCACAGATGATGATAGGTCTTTCGTTGTAAAAGACGATTTTGCCGATCTTGAAGATGCTGTTTATTTTGTTACCTATATAGATGAAACCTTCCGCTGCTCCTCAGAATGTTTTGCTATATTCAAATATACGTGGTTGATAGACAAAGACAACGTCTCAACGATTGAAGAAGGAGACAAGGTTGGGTTGCTAAAATGCAGGGAAATTTCAGAAAACTGGATCAATATGTCCAATCATGAAGAAATAACTCTTGAAATGAATGAGAAGGCATATTTTACCGATGATTGGTACATCCGGACATCCAAATCTGGCAAGGGATCAGACGGTGGCTATCTTTTCTACCCTGCAATGAATGTAGTTTTCGAAACCGCTGAAGATGCAAGTACACAATCTGAAAATGTGGATAATACTGACAATGAAGATGTGTCAGAGGAGAACGTGACTACTGTTGAACAGTCACCTTCATCCTCATCTTCAAAGCCTTCGCAAGGCACTGATAATGACATGGATACACCTTTTGCAGACGCCTCTGAAGAAAGTAAAGAAAAGCAGACGGATCTAGAGAGTAAAAAAACCCATGCAGCTGTTCCAGGTTTTGTTTCCATTACAGCAATTTCAGGTCTTGTGGCATCTCTTTTCATTTTGAGAAGAAGGATTAACTGA
- a CDS encoding TatD family hydrolase, whose translation MTLRASHQNIVIDGIPKMKGMLPYFIDSHCHLDFSKFNKDREEVILRAKEAGACEMINSGIDLKTNFSTLELAKTHDCIHPTIGLSPMLATNPDEGRVLEVLSQLDEYAPGAIGIGEAGMDYYHCTDETLRKKQREIFKQVITIAESHTKTLVIHGRDAEDEALEMAGHLDRVIFHCYGGSLETMKKITDAGHYISIPTLVCFSSHHKEIAATVPEEFMLIETDSPYLSPRKGRNEPAYLTDSINTIAEIKDIEPAEVAEITRKNTYTAFKI comes from the coding sequence ATGACACTGCGGGCATCTCATCAAAATATAGTTATAGATGGCATACCAAAAATGAAGGGTATGTTACCTTATTTTATTGATTCACACTGCCATCTTGATTTTTCCAAGTTCAACAAGGATCGTGAAGAGGTCATCCTCCGTGCAAAAGAGGCCGGGGCCTGTGAAATGATCAACTCGGGTATTGATCTGAAAACCAACTTTTCAACCCTTGAACTGGCCAAAACCCATGACTGCATCCACCCAACAATAGGGTTAAGCCCCATGCTCGCCACCAATCCCGATGAAGGCAGGGTACTGGAAGTCCTATCCCAGCTTGATGAGTATGCCCCCGGGGCTATCGGCATTGGAGAAGCAGGGATGGACTATTATCACTGCACCGATGAAACTTTACGTAAAAAACAGAGAGAAATATTTAAACAGGTCATCACGATTGCAGAGAGCCATACAAAAACGCTGGTTATACATGGCAGGGATGCCGAGGATGAAGCACTTGAAATGGCAGGGCATCTGGACAGGGTGATCTTTCATTGTTATGGAGGATCACTTGAAACAATGAAAAAAATAACTGATGCCGGCCACTACATATCCATACCTACCCTGGTCTGCTTCTCCAGCCATCACAAAGAGATCGCTGCCACAGTACCTGAAGAATTCATGTTGATAGAAACAGACAGCCCCTACCTTTCCCCCCGTAAAGGACGCAATGAACCCGCATACCTGACCGATTCAATAAACACAATCGCAGAAATAAAGGACATTGAACCTGCCGAAGTGGCAGAAATTACACGGAAAAACACCTATACCGCATTCAAAATCTAA
- a CDS encoding MBL fold metallo-hydrolase has product MKVIQCNATTNDANSYLINDSILIDTGLNGERLAREIESHIDLNKLELIILTHCHYDHTAAVPLLVELSGAKVGIHRADETMLADDTGSVSTFFGQKAPAIEPDILYEDGDMIKLDEIQALQVIHTPGHTPGGICLYEPFSKSLFSGDTVFSSGGFGRTDFEGGSARQLTESIEKLAEIDVETLYPGHGPVVKSDANRQIQLSMRASRTIW; this is encoded by the coding sequence ATGAAAGTTATACAATGCAATGCAACCACCAATGATGCAAACTCCTACCTTATAAATGACAGCATCCTCATCGATACCGGACTGAATGGAGAAAGACTTGCCCGGGAAATTGAAAGTCATATAGACCTCAATAAACTGGAACTGATAATCCTGACCCACTGCCACTATGACCATACAGCAGCTGTGCCCCTGCTTGTGGAACTCAGTGGTGCAAAGGTCGGCATCCACCGGGCAGATGAGACCATGCTTGCAGATGATACGGGTAGCGTATCAACATTCTTTGGGCAGAAAGCACCTGCCATCGAGCCGGATATTCTCTATGAAGACGGAGATATGATCAAATTAGACGAAATCCAAGCCCTTCAGGTAATCCACACACCCGGCCATACTCCGGGAGGCATATGCCTCTACGAACCTTTTTCCAAAAGCCTGTTCTCGGGGGACACAGTCTTTTCATCCGGCGGATTTGGACGCACGGATTTTGAAGGCGGCTCAGCCAGACAGCTCACAGAATCCATAGAAAAACTGGCAGAAATAGATGTAGAAACCCTCTATCCCGGCCATGGCCCGGTGGTAAAAAGTGATGCCAACCGCCAGATACAGCTTTCAATGCGTGCATCCCGAACCATATGGTGA
- a CDS encoding YgiQ family radical SAM protein encodes MKHDKKTSNPLPMSKKEMQQRGWDTLDIIIVTGDAYVDHPSFGAALIGRLLEARGFRVGIIAQPAHDKPEEFKELGKPELFFAATAGNMDSMVSNYTPSLKPRKRDMYSPGGTPGMRPDRATIVYSNRIHQAYPDTPIVIAGVEASLRRLAQYDFQSGKVRKSILADAPADLLIYGMGETQTEEIARRLQAGEDIKQIKDLPGTVWKTPVKTWKEELKGMDYIELESYATVSEEKEAFARNYKTLWQQQNPGRGKILVQPHPKTIIVQNPPAKPLETQNLDEVYELPYTRQKHPSYKEDIPAIEPVRFSLTTHRGCFGACSFCAIAHHQGRMVNSRSIESLLREAKTLTKMKDFKGNINGVGGPTANMYSMECPQWKSKGVCTDKFCLYPEVCPSMNTDHSKNMELLNRLEQIPGVKKVFITYGVRYDLALTQPEYLEMICRKHISGRLAVAPEHYSKKVTDSMRKPGRDVFEKFVEMYSAINKKLGKEQYLQTYLMSGHPGCGLKEMIETAEYIRDNKLYSEQVQDFTPTPMTASTCMYHTGIDPFTGKNIEVATSRRDKKIQRTILHYRDKRNRKYILEALKKADRMDLVGNSWKCLISGKNGMWESKKK; translated from the coding sequence ATGAAACACGATAAAAAAACATCAAACCCCCTCCCCATGTCAAAAAAAGAAATGCAGCAGAGAGGGTGGGATACCCTTGACATTATCATAGTGACAGGCGATGCATACGTTGATCATCCATCCTTCGGGGCTGCCCTGATAGGCCGCCTGCTTGAAGCCAGAGGGTTTAGAGTAGGGATAATAGCCCAGCCGGCCCACGATAAACCGGAAGAATTTAAGGAACTTGGAAAACCGGAACTTTTCTTTGCCGCAACCGCCGGCAACATGGACTCAATGGTATCCAACTATACACCATCCCTCAAGCCACGTAAACGTGATATGTATTCTCCTGGAGGCACCCCCGGTATGCGACCTGACAGGGCGACCATTGTATATTCCAATCGTATACATCAGGCATACCCGGATACCCCGATTGTAATCGCAGGTGTGGAAGCTTCCCTGCGCAGACTGGCACAATATGATTTCCAGTCAGGAAAGGTAAGGAAATCAATTCTTGCAGATGCCCCGGCAGACCTCCTGATATATGGGATGGGTGAAACCCAGACAGAAGAAATCGCACGCAGATTACAGGCAGGAGAAGACATCAAACAAATAAAGGACCTTCCCGGTACCGTCTGGAAAACCCCCGTGAAGACCTGGAAAGAAGAACTTAAAGGCATGGATTATATCGAACTGGAATCCTACGCAACGGTTTCAGAAGAAAAGGAAGCCTTTGCCAGAAATTACAAAACCCTCTGGCAGCAGCAAAACCCGGGAAGAGGAAAAATACTTGTCCAGCCCCACCCCAAAACTATCATTGTCCAGAATCCGCCGGCAAAACCTCTTGAAACCCAAAATCTGGATGAGGTTTATGAATTACCTTACACCAGACAAAAACACCCTTCTTACAAAGAGGACATCCCTGCTATTGAGCCGGTGCGCTTCTCCCTCACTACCCACAGGGGTTGCTTTGGCGCCTGCTCTTTCTGCGCCATCGCCCATCATCAGGGCCGCATGGTTAATTCCAGGAGTATTGAATCACTCTTAAGAGAGGCAAAAACCCTCACCAAAATGAAAGATTTCAAGGGAAATATCAATGGAGTGGGCGGGCCCACCGCGAATATGTATTCAATGGAATGCCCACAATGGAAAAGCAAGGGGGTATGCACCGACAAGTTTTGCCTCTATCCTGAAGTCTGCCCGTCAATGAATACTGACCACAGCAAAAACATGGAGCTACTAAACCGTCTGGAACAAATTCCAGGTGTGAAGAAAGTTTTCATAACCTACGGTGTGCGCTACGATCTTGCCCTGACCCAACCTGAGTATCTGGAAATGATATGTAGAAAACATATCAGTGGAAGACTTGCAGTGGCACCGGAGCATTATTCAAAAAAGGTCACCGACAGTATGAGAAAACCCGGCAGGGATGTTTTTGAAAAGTTTGTGGAAATGTATTCAGCAATCAACAAGAAACTGGGCAAAGAGCAATACCTCCAGACATATCTCATGTCCGGCCATCCGGGTTGCGGACTTAAAGAGATGATCGAAACTGCCGAATACATACGTGATAATAAACTGTATAGTGAGCAGGTCCAGGATTTCACACCAACCCCCATGACAGCATCCACCTGCATGTATCATACCGGAATTGACCCTTTCACTGGTAAAAATATAGAAGTTGCCACTTCCCGAAGGGACAAGAAGATCCAGCGCACGATCCTCCATTACAGAGACAAACGAAATCGCAAATATATTCTTGAAGCTTTAAAAAAGGCAGACCGGATGGATCTTGTGGGTAACAGCTGGAAATGCCTGATTTCCGGTAAAAACGGCATGTGGGAATCCAAGAAAAAATGA